In one Magallana gigas chromosome 7, xbMagGiga1.1, whole genome shotgun sequence genomic region, the following are encoded:
- the LOC105319850 gene encoding centromere-associated protein E isoform X2: MDNIQVAIRVRPLIAKETNLGQQEVWNVKENTLEPLDQNGKPGVPYTFDRIFDDHMTTYDLFQEIAKPIIDAAVQGFHGTIFAYGQSSSGKTFTMTGSNMQPGIIKLAVNEIFSRINNIPDREYLVRCCYMEIYNEKVSDLLSSEDKIIKIQEDTERNVNVIGVEERYVMNENDLNAVLKEGEARRHMAETKQNDRSSRSHCILRVIIESRQVDDESAVMVAHLNFVDLAGSEKAGENTGDRFREGCSINKSLFTLARIIAKLSEGVSNQHIGYRDSKLTRILQNALGGNSKTAIIATITPASLEESHSTLKFASRAKTISNKPKVNEVLSDAALLKRSRMEIQKLQEKINAMENRDVSELKGEKEDLEKKLREKEEMEQKYHDLLNSLKYVIQSGTTQQKETIPQSKRRKTWCPGKGASISSPRRFSFINRMNFFNEAEEVGIEDISPPHIRKRKSDGKYTEPVEKKHVTFPADPVKIEEDDEAFIIDPLARELLDMQDKYENLMRDYEELKKEKMEMDEYHCLELETNKEGMERVEQLEEKEKNNKEEIEKLRKQLADLEEKFLEKSQTMKSMEDKMNVLSDENFHLEHRLQIQNKKVTEYQSELDGVWKQTEEGEEGNSEVKRLKLTNEQLNSELEKYQSSNEELKSEMEKLKEVQSVQFQEVEKLKSAEGELKEYQATVETLQSKVHELEMTIKMFEETVQEFQVETKHLQSLVDEKTQELEEQKARTEHHVDNSNQIQEFQQKMKSLEEEIQQHLLEKENLKAKTQDFENTLEKMGDNLNCVKDDKTTDGELENMRIKYNEANRTITELEKKLEDHLDEVRKLSGVREEKQEDFENQLSKRENETEGWRESHEISESAHSARIEELEAELQETLRKHSEEMEHVRKELTESSENLQTVEKEQCARCVGMKENETVHHYQPKDKDVEKLDKSMNVSLEEADGEKENTSLLRFRNDEEIVRLEEKIEELQEKIAVMEQEKENLKDPAELMSQFQNIVEVMKKEHAKEIQKMQEDCEFKQDNGLQDELESLKSKCQELSQTVDEKEALCEELKVAVTDKEALCVELHEKIMQSGNLVRHQENDTCINCQKYMEEINDSQKQLALKKEELENLEESIRKFKEENENVHNQKSEISPLQDELKTLQNQLNENESKISRLQEENERLLESANLNRSPRHRSESSSRMNQTQSDSMDYTEMCERLSLENMSLQEGVEELQEEVGILQDQIKHYQQEVECLEDTLKEAQEENKVSQNKMWELEEKLIAQTGQIVKETTESQETQTEDLNVGRPHCEEQASQTEGLQEDTQRGLQEKMFESDGSQLEVVDHGKSQREEELIQELALLKEQYEEQDRAKSQREEELIQELALLKEQYEGQDQAKSQREEELIQELALLKEQYEGQGQAKSQREEELIQELALLKEQYEGQGQAKSQREEELIQELALLKEQYEGQDQGKYQREEELIQELALLKEQYEGEDEAKSQREDELIQELALLKEQYEGQDQAKSQREEELIQELALLKEQYEGEGEAKSQREETLMQELTSLQSQHEELEEKLQDVTKNWEDAEEKVLELTHCLEVTKEEIDNMTQRLEKSETEVQNYQRQIESLQRGMADMTDQKEQEYLSNQCQELEMKIKTMTNENENLHTTVAEKEKQVSNLKQQICLLEETQMDFQTELQKLEVEKKSLEETVLNQSKLTSVDDQNEKIYNLEEKLEALASENGKLKAEIDEKKKEYAKQEDVLQTRWERVMELSDEVSSVREAMEEVEQSLSSASEEIHGLKLRNLQLESTVREKEGEVSDLQEQCQFLETEVESLRSEVNNLNEELSQALDRKVSSSSQDEIESKIAEKESLISSLQSQLQAVESELKANEEKVKNITSSVQDEVEEKIALKDKEIESLRIQLEALQNKLKAKDADLQLAYNQSISSSGQEEKFQERMNKKEHELQSLQTKLMDLQAQVEKEGVQELHYTISQLESKVEQYSQRNRELQQSLIKLEAGASVPQTLQKEMEKVRNENETLKKEREQFQLEEKMKRSKLVSEFNSQRMTIKKHEKTIQELLKELDEVDSKAVEKEVLDKLAREEKENDRLWASIEAKEKEIRHLKGYQSQTVDLAKQVAELERNKKELEAKLRESKKATEKSDEEIFTPHARELADKKREVFALRMELEKVKDSAKDREQAYGETVDRYEKRISSLKNEIRRLQQDNETSVLVPCSMKKTLFEEPTEKPCNTSSQSNVSSSEAGVSYKASCSGAVDQYSNLLLKNENKRLEKDNKKLVAKLTQLEAELKRYKENRKKSEEKEKISEGKEKMSSVVKKEPLEDSKLTQLDFSIPKAPVSVQVQSGFRKVEPSSKRKELSTDDIDSKDQCATQ; the protein is encoded by the exons ATGGACAACATTCAGGTAGCGATCCGTGTGCGTCCTTTGATTGCAAA GGAGACAAATCTGGGACAACAAGAAGTTTGGAATGTTAAAGAAAACACACTGGAACCCCTTGATCAGAATGGCAAACCAGGAGTACCTTATAcatttg ACAGGATATTTGACGATCATATGACAACATATGACCTTTTCCAGGAAATTGCCAAACCTATAATTGATGCTGCTGTGCAGGGGTTCCATG GCACAATATTTGCATATGGACAGAGCTCATCAGGCAAGACTTTCACCATGACTGGCAGTAACATGCAACCGGGGATCATCAAACTGGCCGTCAATGAGATCTTTTCCAGAATCAATAAT ATCCCCGACAGAGAGTATCTAGTTAGATGCTGTTACATGGAGATCTACAACGAAAAGGTGTCTGACCTGCTCTCTTCTGAggataaaatcatcaaaatacaGGAAGATACA GAGAGAAATGTGAATGTGATTGGTGTGGAGGAACGCTATGTTATGAATGAGAATGACCTGAATGCTGTTTTGAAGGAGGGAGAAG CACGAAGACATATGGCAGAGACAAAACAAAATGACAGAAGCTCTCGGTCCCACTGTATACTACGTGTA ATAATAGAGAGCAGACAAGTAGATGATGAATCAGCTGTTATGGTGGCTCATCTG AACTTTGTGGACCTGGCGGGATCAGAGAAAGCTGGTGAGAACACGGGGGACAGATTCCGTGAAGGCTGCTCCATCAACAAGTCCCTCTTTACCCTGGCTCGCATTATCGCTAAACTCAGTGAAGGAGTCAG CAATCAACACATTGGCTATCGAGACTCTAAGCTGACCCGCATCCTACAGAATGCTCTGGGGGGTAATTCTAAGACTGCCATCATCGCTACCATCACCCCAGCCTCTCTGGAGGAATCACACAGTACTCTGAAG TTTGCCTCCAGAGCCAAAACAATTTCTAACAAGCCTAAAGTCAATGAAGTTCTCTCTGATGCTGCATTACTGAAAAGAAGCCGGATGGAAATCCAAAAGCTGCAGGAAAAAATCAATGCG ATGGAAAACAGGGATGTCAGTGAGTTAAAGGGAGAAAAGGAAGATTTAGAGAAGAAACTAagagaaaaagaagaaatgGAACAAAAATACCATGACCTTTTGAACTCTCTGAAGTATGTCATCCAATCCGGAACAACACAACAAAAAGAGACCATCCCCCAG TCAAAACGTAGGAAGACTTGGTGTCCAGGAAAGGGGGCCTCCATCAGCTCCCCAAGACGGTTCAGCTTCATCAACAGGATGAACTTCTTTAATG AGGCAGAGGAAGTTGGTATTGAAGATATTTCTCCTCCCCACATCAGAAAACGTAAATCAGACGGTAAATATACGGAGCCAGTAGAGAAGAAGCATGTGACATTTCCAGCTGATCCTGTCAAGATAGAGGAGGATGACGAGGCATTTATTATTGACCCTCTAGCCAGGGAACTTCTAGATAT GCAGGACAAGTATGAAAATCTAATGAGAGACTACGAGGAACTGAAGAAGGAGAAGATGGAGATGGATGAATATCATTGTCTGGAGTTGGAGACCAACAAGGAGGGAATGGAGCGGGTGGAACAG ttagaagaaaaagagaaaaacaacaaagaagaaatagaaaaattaaggaAACAACTGGCAGACCTGGAAGAGAAGTTCCTGGAG AAATCTCAAACAATGAAGTCCATGGAggataaaatgaatgttttatcaGATGAAAACTTTCATTTGGAACATAGACTACAGATTCAGAACAAAAAGGTAACAGAATACCAGTCTGAACTGGATGGAGTCTGGAAACAAACAGAAGAGGGGGAGGAGGGGAACTCAGAGGTCAAGAGGTTAAAACTAACCAATGAGCAGCTTAATTCAGAGCTCGAGAAATATCAGTCATCCAATGAAGAGCTGAAATCAGAAATGGAGAAATTGAAAGAAGTACAAAGTGTGCAATTCCAGGAGgttgaaaaattgaagtcagCTGAGGGTGAACTGAAGGAATATCAAGCCACAGTGGAAACACTTCAAAGCAAAGTTCACGAGCTGGAGATG acaataaaaatgtttgagGAAACAGTTCAAGAATTTCAAGTTGAAACTAAGCACCTTCAAAGTTTGGTGGATGAAAAGACTCAAGAACTGGAGGAACAAAAAGCCAGGACTGAACACCACGTAGATAATTCAAATCAGATTCAGGAATTCcaacagaaaatgaaatcacTGGAAGAAGAAATTCAACAACATCtcttagaaaaagaaaatctcAAAGCAAAGACCCAAGATTTTGAAAACACTTTGGAGAAAATGGGAGACAATCTGAATTGTGTTAAGGATGATAAAACAACAGATGGTGAATTAGAGAATATGAGGATTAAGTACAATGAAGCAAACAGAACAATTACAGAATTGGAAAAGAAATTGGAAGACCATCTTGATGAAGTTAGAAAACTTTCTGGGGTGAgagaagaaaaacaagaggatTTTGAAAACCAATTGAGTAAAAGGGAAAATGAAACAGAGGGATGGAGAGAAAGTCATGAAATCAGTGAGAGTGCACACTCGGCGAGAATAGAGGAGCTGGAGGCAGAGCTACAAGAAACATTAAGGAAGCACTCTGAGGAGATGGAGCATGTCAGAAAGGAATTGACGGAGTCCTCGGAGAATTTACAGACTGTAGAGAAGGAACAGTGTGCAAGGTGTGTAGGTATGAAAGAGAATGAAACAGTTCACCATTATCAACCAAAAGACAAAGATGTGGAAAAACTGGACAAAAGTATGAATGTAAGTTTAGAAGAAGCGGATggagaaaaagaaaatacttcTTTATTAAGATTCAGGAATGACGAAGAAATTGTGAGACTTGAAGAGAAAATTGAGGAGTTGCAGGAAAAGATAGCTGTGATGGAACAGGAAAAGGAAAATCTGAAAGATCCAGCTGAATTAATGAGCCAGTTCCAAAATATTGTGGAAGTAATGAAAAAAGAACATGCAAAAGAAATACAGAAAATGCAAGAAGATTGTGAATTTAAGCAAGATAATGGTTTACAGGATGAATTGGAAAGCCTGAAGAGTAAATGTCAGGAGTTGTCTCAAACCGTGGATGAAAAAGAAGCTTTATGTGAAGAACTGAAGGTGGCTGTGACTGATAAGGAAGCTCTCTGTGTAGAACTTCATGAGAAAATCATGCAGAGTGGGAATCTGGTCAGGCACCAGGAAAATGATACTTGCATCAACTGTCAAAAATACATGGAGGAAATAAATGATTCTCAAAAACAGCTTGCTCTGAAGAAAGAAGAGCTTGAAAATCTGGAAGAGAGCATTCGTAAATTCAAGGAGGAAAATGAGAATGTACATAACCAAAAATCGGAGATTTCACCCCTTCAGGATGAGTTAAAAACTCttcaaaatcaattaaatgaaaatgaaagcaaAATTAGCAGACTGCAAGAAGAAAATGAGAGACTGCTGGAGAGTGCGAATCTGAATCGATCACCTCGGCACCGGTCTGAGAGCTCAAGTCGCATGAACCAAACTCAGTCAGACAGTATGGACTACACCGAGATGTGTGAGAGGCTGTCCCTGGAGAACATGTCCCTACAGGAAGGTGTGGAGGAGCTGCAGGAGGAGGTTGGCATCCTACAGGATCAAATCAAACATTACCAACAG GAAGTTGAATGTTTGGAGGATACTCTGAAAGAAGCCCAGGAAGAAAATAAAGTGTCACAGAACAAAATGTGGGAACTTGAAGAAAAGTTGATAGCTCAAACAGGTCAGATCGTGAAAGAAACAACAGAGAGTCAGGAAACCCAAACCGAGGACCTCAATGTAGGGAGACCTCATTGTGAGGAACAAGCCTCACAGACTGAGGGGCTCCAGGAGGATACACAGCGAGGACTGCAGGAAAAAATGTTTGAGAGTGATGGAAGTCAACTTGAGGTGGTAGATCATGGCAAGTCACAGAGGGAAGAGGAATTGATTCAGGAGTTGGCTCTGTTAAAAGAACAATATGAGGAGCAGGATCGAGCCAAGTCACAGAGGGAAGAGGAATTAATTCAAGAGTTAGCTTTGTTAAAAGAACAATATGAGGGCCAGGATCAAGCCAAGTCACAGAGGGAAGAGGAATTAATTCAAGAGTTAGCTTTGTTAAAAGAACAATATGAGGGCCAGGGTCAAGCCAAGTCACAGAGGGAAGAGGAATTGATTCAGGAGTTGGCTTTGTTAAAAGAACAATATGAGGGCCAGGGTCAAGCCAAGTCACAGAGGGAAGAGGAATTGATTCAGGAGTTGGCTTTGTTAAAAGAACAATATGAGGGCCAGGATCAAGGCAAGTATCAGAGGGAAGAGGAATTGATTCAAGAGTTAGCTTTGTTAAAAGAACAATATGAGGGGGAGGATGAAGCCAAGTCACAAAGGGAGGATGAATTAATTCAAGAGTTAGCTCTGTTAAAAGAACAATATGAGGGCCAAGATCAAGCCAAGTCACAGAGAGAGGAGGAATTAATTCAGGAGTTAGCTCTGTTAAAAGAACAATATGAGGGGGAGGGTGAAGCCAAGTCACAAAGGGAAGAAACATTAATGCAGGAATTAACCTCTCTACAGAGTCAACATGAGGAGCTGGAGGAGAAACTACAAGATGTGACCAAGAACTGGGAGGATGCAGAAGAAAAAGTGTTGGAACTGACTCATTGCTTGGAAGTTACTAAGGAAGAGATAGATAACATGACTCAAAGGCTGGAGAAATCAGAAACTGAGGTACAGAATTATCAGAGACAGATAGAGAGTTTACAGAGAGGTATGGCAGACATGACAGATCAGAAGGAACAGGAATATCTGTCTAATCAGTGCCAGGAAttggaaatgaaaattaaaacaatgacaaatgaaaatgaaaatcttcATACTACTGTAGCAGAGAAGGAAAAACAAGTTTCAAATCTAAAACag CAAATTTGCTTACTAGAGGAAACTCAAATGGATTTTCAGACAGAACTTCAAAAATTAGAAGTAGAAAAGAAATCATTAGAAGAAACAGTTTTAAACCAATCAAAACTCACATCAGTTGACgaccaaaatgaaaaaatatataatcttGAAGAAAAATTAGAGGCTCTAGCATCAGAAAATGGTAAACTTAAAGCAGAAATAGACGAGAAAAAGAAAGAGTATGCCAAACAGGAGGACGTTCTGCAGACTCGATGGGAGCGAGTGATGGAACTATCTGACGAAGTCAGCAGTGTGCGCGAAGCCATGGAGGAGGTGGAACAGTCCCTGTCGTCTGCATCAGAGGAAATTCACGGATTGAAACTGAGGAACCTACAGCTGGAGTCCACGGTCAGGGAGAAGGAGGGCGAGGTGTCGGATCTCCAGGAACAGTGCCAGTTCCTGGAGACTGAGGTGGAAAGTCTGAGGTCAGAGGTCAACAACCTCAACGAGGAGCTCAGTCAG GCTTTAGATCGGAAAGTGAGCAGTTCCAGCCAAGATGAAATAGAGTCCAAGATAGCAGAGAAAGAGTCTTTGATCAGCTCCTTACAGAGTCAACTTCAGGCTGTGGAGAGTGAACTTAAGGCAAATGAAGAAAAGGTGAAAAATATTACCTCATCTGTCCAAGACGAGGTGGAGGAAAAAATCGCTCTTAAAGACAAAGAAATAGAGTCATTGAGGATTCAGCTTGAGGCCCTACAGAATAAGCTGAAGGCTAAAGATGCGGACCTTCAACTT GCTTACAACCAAAGCATCTCAAGTTCCGGTCAAGAGGAAAAGTTCCAGGAGAGGATGAATAAGAAAGAACATGAGCTTCAATCCCTTCAGACAAAACTTATGGACCTTCAAGCACAAGTGGAGAAGGAAGGAGTTCAGGAAttacattatacaatatcacAGCTGGAGAGTAAAGTTGAACAATATTCCCAGAGAAACAGAGAGCTGCAGCAGTCGTTGATCAAGCTGGAGGCAGGGGCCAGTGTTCCTCAGACACTACAG AAAGAAATGGAAAAAGTCCGAAATGAAAACGAGACATTGAAAAAAGAGAGGGAGCAATTTCAACTGGAAGAAAAAATGAAG AGGAGTAAATTAGTATCAGAATTTAATTCTCAAAGGATGACCATCAAAAAGCATGAAAAAACAATCCAAGAGCTTCTTAAAGAGCTTGAT GAAGTGGACTCTAAGGCAGTAGAGAAAGAAGTTCTAGATAAATTAGCAAGAGAAGAAAAAGAGAATGACAGATTATGGGCCAGTATTGAGGCCAAGGAAAAAGAAATCCGGCACCTCAAAGGTTACCAGAGCCAAACTGTGGACCTAGCTAAGCAGGTGGCAGAGttagaaagaaataaaaaggagTTGGAGGCAAAACTGAGAGAGTCCAAGAAAGCTACAG AGAAAAGTGATGAGGAGATATTCACTCCACATGCACGAGAGCTAGCGGACAAGAAGCGGGAGGTATTTGCCCTCCGCATGGAGCTTGAGAAGGTCAAAGACTCTGCTAAAGACAG GGAACAGGCTTACGGTGAAACTGTGGACAGGTATGAGAAGAGAATATCGTccttgaaaaatgaaataagacGTCTCCAGCAGGACAATGAAACCAGTG TTCTTGTGCCTTGTTCAATGAAGAAGACATTATTCGAAGAACCAACAGAAAAGCCATGCAACACAAGCAGCCAATCTAACGTCAGTAGCAGTGAGGCGGGCGTCTCATACAAAGCGTCGTGTTCGGGGGCAGTGGACCAGTACAGCAACCTCCTGCTGAAGAACGAGAACAAACGCCTGGAGAAGGATAACAAGAAACTGGTGGCCAAACTGACACAGCTAGAGGCGGAACTCAAGCGCTACAAAGAAAACCGCAAGAAAAG tgAAGAAAAGGAGAAAATTAGTGAAGGAAAGGAGAAGATGTCCAGTGTTGTCAAGAAAGAACCACTTGaag ATTCCAAGTTGACACAGCTTGACTTTTCCATACCCAAAGCACCAGTTAGTGTTCAAGTGCAGAGTGGGTTTAGGAAGGTCGAGCCGTCATCTAAAAGGAAAGAGTTGTCCACAGATGATATTGATTCCAAAGACCAGTGTGCCACCCAGTGA